Part of the Cohnella candidum genome, ATTCCGTGAAGTCGTATCTGTCCCGCGACCAGCTCCGGTTGTATAAATTGGTCTGGGATCGTTTCGTGGCGAGCCAAATGTCCTCCGCCGTGCTGGACACGATGACCGTGGATTTGAACAACGGACCGGTGCAATTCCGCGCGGCCGGATCCAAGCTCAAGTTTCCGGGGTTCATGAAAATCTACGTCGAAGGCAACGACGACGGATCCACGGAGGAGGACCGCCTGCTTCCGCCTTTGACGACGGGAGAAACGGTTACGACGTCGCAAATCGATCCGAAGCAGCATTTCACGCAACCGCCGCCGAGATATACGGAAGCTCGTCTCGTCCGTACTTTGGAAGAGCTCGGCATCGGCCGCCCGAGCACGTATGCGCCTACGCTGGAGACGATCCAGAAACGCGGCTACGTGGCGATCGAAGAGAAGAAATTCGTTCCGACCGAACTGGGAGAACTGATCAACCAGGTCATGGAAGAGTTCTTCCCCGAAATCCTCGACGCGGAGTTCACCGCCCACATGGAAGGGAACCTCGACCATGTCGAGGAAGGCGATGAGAATTGGGTTCACGTCATCGGCGATTTCTACAAGTCTTTCGAAAAACGGCTGATCGTGGCGGAAGACGAAATGAAGGAAATCGAAATCCGCGACGAGCCGTCGGACGAAATCTGCGACAAATGCGGCAACCCGATGGTGTACAAGATGGGCCGCTTCGGCAAGTTCCTTGCTTGTTCCGGGTTCCCCGAATGCCGGAATACGAAGCCGATCGTCAAGGATACCGGCGTCGGCTGTCCCAAATGCGGCAAAGGCCAAATCGTGGAGCGGCGCAGCAAAAAAGGACGGTTGTTCTACGGCTGCGACCGCTACCCGGAATGCGATTACGTATCCTGGGATAAGCCGGTGGCCAAACCTTGTCCGGATTGCGGCGGCATGATGATCGAGAAGCGCAGCCGCGGCAACGTGACTTGGCATTGCACGGCATGCGGGCACGACGAATCTCCTCCGGAAGCGGACGAAGCCGCGGAATAACACGGAACAGCAGCAAGGAGGAACACCTCAGTGAATGAACATCCACGCGTGACGGTCGTCGGAGCCGGTCTTGCCGGCAGCGAAGCGGCTTGGCAGATCGCCTCCCAAGGCGTCCCCGTCACGCTTTACGAAATGCGGCCCGCTCGCCGTACGCCCGCCCACCACACCGACAAGTTCGCCGAGCTGGTGTGCAGCAACAGCCTCCGGGCAAACGGCTTGACGAACGCGGTCGGCGTGTTGAAGGAAGAGATGCGCCGGCTGAATTCGCTGATTCTCTCGGCGGCGGACCGGAACGCGGTGCCGGCGGGCGGCGCGCTCGCGGTGGACCGCGACGGATTCTCCGGGGAAGTCACGAGCCGTTTGCGGAATCATCCGTTGATTACGGTCGTAAACGAAGAGCTTTCGGCCATTCCCGAGGACGGGATAACGGTAATCGCCACCGGTCCGCTGACCTCGCCGGATCTGTCCAAGCAAATCCAGGAACTGCTCGGCGAAGAGTATTTTTACTTCTACGACGCGGCGGCTCCGATCGTGGAGAAGGATTCCATCGACATGGAGCGGGTTTTCCTCGCGTCCCGTTACGACAAGGGCGAGGCGGCTTACCTGAATTGCCCCATGAACGAGGAAGAATTCGAAGCGTTCTACGAGGCGCTGATCACGGCGGAAACCGCGGAGATCAAAGATTTCGAGAAGGAAATGTACTTCGAAGGCTGCATGCCGATCGAGGTCATGGCCAAACGCGGCAAACAGACGGTGCTGTTCGGACCGATGAAACCGGTCGGGCTGGTCGATCCCCGTACGGGCAAGCAGCCTCACGCCGTCGTGCAGCTCCGGCAGGACAACGCGGCCGGTACGCTGTACAACCTGGTCGGCTTCCAGACCCATCTCAAATGGGGAGAGCAGAAAAGGGTGTTCGGCCTCATTCCGGGACTGGAGCAGGCGGAATTCGTACGCTTTGGCGTCATGCACCGCAATACGTTCATCAACTCGCCGCGGCTGATGCTCCCGACCTATCAGTTCAAGCGGAGGGAGAGCCTGTTCTTCGCCGGCCAAATGACCGGCGTCGAAGGGTACGTGGAATCCGCGGCGTCCGGCCTGATCGCCGGCTTGAACGCCGGGCGGCTCGCGCGCGGGCTGGATCCCGTGACGCTGCCGGCGGAGACGACGCTCGGCAGCATGGCGCACTATATCACGACGGCGGATTTCCGCCATTTCCAACCGATGAACGCGAATTTCGGTTTGTTCCCGCCCTTGGGGCATC contains:
- the trmFO gene encoding FADH(2)-oxidizing methylenetetrahydrofolate--tRNA-(uracil(54)-C(5))-methyltransferase TrmFO — its product is MNEHPRVTVVGAGLAGSEAAWQIASQGVPVTLYEMRPARRTPAHHTDKFAELVCSNSLRANGLTNAVGVLKEEMRRLNSLILSAADRNAVPAGGALAVDRDGFSGEVTSRLRNHPLITVVNEELSAIPEDGITVIATGPLTSPDLSKQIQELLGEEYFYFYDAAAPIVEKDSIDMERVFLASRYDKGEAAYLNCPMNEEEFEAFYEALITAETAEIKDFEKEMYFEGCMPIEVMAKRGKQTVLFGPMKPVGLVDPRTGKQPHAVVQLRQDNAAGTLYNLVGFQTHLKWGEQKRVFGLIPGLEQAEFVRFGVMHRNTFINSPRLMLPTYQFKRRESLFFAGQMTGVEGYVESAASGLIAGLNAGRLARGLDPVTLPAETTLGSMAHYITTADFRHFQPMNANFGLFPPLGHRVRSKKEKNDTIAERALAAIEDFAREWQTDASIPTV